From Micromonospora echinospora, one genomic window encodes:
- a CDS encoding SCO1664 family protein, with the protein MTLSDTRPSAEENAALRLLREGEFALEGRLVDASNTTLRGTLTLDGVTVRCVYKPVRGERPLWDFPDGTLADREVAAYLVSRATGWDLVPPTVLRDGPFGPGSCQLWIDEPDDAEPLVGFVPADAVPPRWFPIAAARDDDGTPYALAHADDPRLARLAVLDVVLNNADRKGGHVLVGPDDRIHGVDHGVTFHVEEKLRTVLWGWSGRQLPGDAVRMLDALAGQVDGPLGEELAAHLTLTEIRRLADRIGVLRDTGRFPLPSPDWPAVPWPPI; encoded by the coding sequence GTGACGTTGTCCGACACTCGGCCCTCCGCGGAGGAGAACGCCGCACTGCGGCTGCTCCGCGAGGGTGAGTTCGCCCTGGAGGGGCGGCTCGTGGACGCCTCCAACACGACCCTGCGCGGCACTCTCACCCTGGACGGGGTGACCGTCCGCTGCGTCTACAAGCCGGTCCGCGGCGAGCGTCCGCTCTGGGACTTCCCCGACGGCACGCTCGCCGACCGGGAGGTCGCCGCGTACCTGGTCTCCCGCGCCACCGGCTGGGACCTGGTCCCGCCGACGGTGCTGCGGGACGGCCCGTTCGGCCCCGGCTCGTGCCAGCTCTGGATCGACGAGCCGGACGACGCCGAACCGCTGGTCGGGTTCGTGCCGGCGGACGCGGTGCCGCCCCGCTGGTTCCCGATCGCCGCCGCCCGGGACGACGACGGCACCCCGTACGCCCTGGCGCACGCCGACGATCCGCGCCTGGCCCGGCTGGCGGTGCTGGACGTGGTGCTCAACAACGCCGACCGCAAGGGCGGGCACGTGCTGGTCGGCCCGGACGACCGGATCCACGGCGTGGACCACGGGGTGACCTTCCACGTGGAGGAGAAGCTGCGTACGGTGCTCTGGGGCTGGTCCGGCCGGCAGCTCCCGGGGGACGCGGTGCGGATGCTCGACGCGCTCGCCGGTCAGGTCGACGGCCCGCTCGGCGAGGAACTCGCCGCGCACCTGACGTTGACCGAGATCCGCCGTCTGGCGGACCGGATCGGGGTGTTGCGGGACACCGGCCGGTTCCCCCTGCCGTCGCCGGACTGGCCGGCGGTGCCCTGGCCGCCCATCTGA
- a CDS encoding DUF3090 domain-containing protein encodes MTHQVHAFEPPERFVAGTVGPPGERTFFLQARGGGRLVSVALEKVQVSLLAEKLEELLTEAQRRFGVELPELPATGTADNDPLDTPVDEEFRVGTLGLAFDVDTSTVVIEAIAAGETEVEVALGEDDDEDDDDDVVEPDEDLDRLRVRLTPQETRRFIERARRVVNAGRQPCPLCGQPLDPAGHLCPRHNGYHR; translated from the coding sequence ATGACCCACCAGGTGCACGCCTTCGAACCGCCGGAGCGGTTCGTCGCTGGGACCGTGGGCCCGCCGGGGGAGCGGACGTTCTTCCTCCAGGCGCGCGGCGGCGGCCGGTTGGTCAGCGTCGCTCTGGAGAAGGTCCAGGTCTCCCTGCTGGCCGAGAAGCTGGAGGAACTCCTCACCGAGGCGCAGCGGCGCTTCGGCGTCGAGTTGCCCGAGCTGCCGGCCACCGGCACCGCCGACAACGACCCTCTGGACACTCCGGTGGACGAGGAGTTCCGGGTCGGCACCCTGGGCCTGGCGTTCGACGTCGACACGTCGACCGTGGTGATCGAAGCGATCGCCGCGGGCGAGACGGAGGTCGAGGTCGCGCTCGGTGAGGACGACGACGAGGACGATGACGACGACGTGGTCGAGCCGGACGAGGACCTGGACCGGCTCCGGGTGCGGCTGACCCCGCAGGAGACCCGGCGGTTCATCGAGCGGGCCCGCCGGGTGGTCAACGCCGGCCGGCAGCCCTGCCCGCTCTGTGGCCAGCCCCTCGACCCTGCCGGTCACCTCTGCCCCCGGCACAACGGCTACCACCGGTGA
- a CDS encoding MSMEG_4193 family putative phosphomutase produces MATLLLLRHGRTTANADGGLAGRQPVELDETGRNQARAVGERLRVLPLAAVVTSPLVRCRQTLELALPGSTPVVEDGLIECGYGEWEGQPLKKLAKDPLWPVVQQHPSAAVFPQGEAMAAMAARAVAAVRSWDARITAEHGPEAVWLACSHGDVIKAIVADALGVHLDLFQRIVADPASVTAIRYTPIRPFLLRLNDTGGDLAGLVPPARRRRRRTTRTADSDAPVGGGAGAGR; encoded by the coding sequence GTGGCGACCCTTCTGCTTCTGCGACACGGCCGGACCACGGCGAACGCCGACGGCGGGCTGGCCGGTCGGCAACCGGTCGAACTGGACGAGACGGGTCGAAACCAGGCCCGTGCGGTGGGCGAGCGGCTGCGTGTCCTGCCGTTGGCCGCCGTGGTGACCAGCCCTCTGGTCCGTTGCCGGCAGACCCTGGAACTGGCCCTGCCCGGGTCCACCCCGGTGGTCGAGGACGGGCTTATCGAGTGCGGCTACGGCGAGTGGGAGGGGCAGCCGCTCAAGAAGTTGGCGAAGGACCCCCTCTGGCCGGTGGTGCAGCAGCACCCGAGCGCGGCGGTGTTCCCGCAGGGAGAGGCGATGGCCGCGATGGCGGCCCGCGCGGTCGCGGCGGTGCGCTCCTGGGACGCCCGCATCACCGCCGAGCACGGTCCGGAGGCGGTCTGGCTGGCGTGCAGCCACGGCGATGTGATCAAGGCCATCGTGGCGGACGCGCTCGGCGTACACCTGGATCTGTTCCAGCGGATCGTCGCCGACCCGGCGTCGGTGACGGCGATCCGGTACACCCCGATCCGGCCGTTCCTGCTGCGGCTCAACGACACCGGCGGCGACCTGGCCGGACTGGTTCCCCCGGCGCGGCGACGGCGACGGCGGACGACCCGGACGGCGGACTCGGACGCCCCGGTGGGCGGCGGCGCGGGAGCGGGCCGGTGA
- a CDS encoding undecaprenyl-diphosphate phosphatase produces the protein MSWIEAIVLGIVQGLTEFLPVSSSGHMRITSAIFFERDAGASFTAVTQLGTEAAVLLYFAKDIWRITKVWLIGIRDKSVRSSLDYRMGWYVIVGSIPIGAFGFLFKDQIQTAARNLWLVATTLIVFAFVLAFAEYWGRQTRTLENFRMKDGVVMGLAQAMALIPGVSRSGGTLTAGLFLNLTREAAARYSFLLAIPAVVMSGVFSLGDVFEPAAPGTSVPSVAQMVVATVIAFAIGYAAIAWLLRYVAHHTLYVFVLYRVALGTLVLALLMTGTISAT, from the coding sequence GTGAGCTGGATCGAGGCGATCGTCCTCGGCATCGTCCAGGGACTCACCGAGTTTCTCCCGGTCAGCTCGTCCGGCCACATGCGGATCACGTCCGCGATCTTCTTCGAGCGGGACGCCGGCGCGTCGTTCACCGCGGTCACCCAGCTCGGCACCGAGGCGGCGGTGCTGCTCTACTTCGCCAAGGACATCTGGCGGATCACCAAGGTCTGGCTGATCGGCATCCGGGACAAGTCGGTCCGTTCCAGCCTCGACTACCGCATGGGCTGGTACGTGATCGTCGGCTCGATCCCGATCGGCGCCTTCGGTTTCCTGTTCAAGGACCAGATCCAGACCGCCGCCCGCAACCTGTGGCTGGTCGCCACCACGCTGATCGTCTTCGCGTTCGTGCTGGCCTTCGCCGAGTACTGGGGCCGGCAGACCCGGACCTTGGAGAACTTCCGCATGAAGGACGGCGTCGTCATGGGTCTCGCCCAGGCGATGGCGCTGATCCCGGGGGTGTCCCGGTCCGGCGGCACGCTCACCGCCGGCCTCTTCCTCAACCTGACCCGGGAGGCGGCGGCCCGCTACTCGTTCCTGCTCGCCATCCCGGCGGTGGTGATGTCCGGTGTGTTCAGCCTGGGTGACGTCTTCGAGCCGGCCGCGCCGGGGACGTCGGTCCCCAGCGTGGCCCAGATGGTGGTGGCGACCGTGATCGCCTTCGCCATCGGCTACGCGGCGATCGCCTGGCTGCTCCGCTACGTCGCGCACCACACCCTGTACGTCTTCGTCCTCTACCGGGTCGCGCTCGGCACCCTCGTGCTGGCGCTGCTGATGACCGGCACCATCTCGGCCACCTGA
- a CDS encoding LLM class F420-dependent oxidoreductase, protein MRLGLSLGYQTAWSTPADHLALAQEADRLGYSVVWTAEAYGSDSPSMLAWIAGQTERIDVGSAVMQIPARTPAATAMTAATIDAFSGGRFRLGLGVSGPQVSEGWHGVRFAKPLARTREYVDIVKLAIARKEVAYAGEHYTLPLPDGPGKALRLGFRPPREHIPIYLAAVGPKNLELAGEIADGWLAVFYAPEFAEEQLTAVRAGRAKAGKELAGFDVVPSVPVVIGDDVAACAELVRLYAALYVGGMGSRQQNFYNQLATRMGYGDAAREVQDLYLAKRQRDAAAAVPMEFIDRTSLLGPKERIAERMRDYAAAGVTTLSLTLFVADRESGVQTLRTCAEALELAGVGE, encoded by the coding sequence GTGCGACTCGGGCTCAGCCTCGGATACCAGACGGCGTGGAGCACGCCGGCCGACCATCTGGCTCTGGCGCAGGAGGCGGACCGGCTCGGCTACTCGGTGGTGTGGACGGCGGAGGCCTACGGCTCCGACTCGCCGAGCATGCTGGCGTGGATCGCCGGGCAGACCGAACGGATCGACGTGGGCAGCGCGGTAATGCAGATCCCGGCGCGGACCCCGGCGGCGACCGCGATGACCGCCGCCACCATCGACGCGTTCTCCGGGGGACGGTTCCGGCTCGGGCTGGGGGTCTCGGGCCCGCAGGTCTCCGAGGGCTGGCACGGTGTCCGGTTCGCCAAGCCGCTCGCCCGCACCCGCGAGTACGTCGACATCGTCAAGCTCGCCATCGCGCGTAAGGAGGTCGCCTACGCCGGCGAGCACTACACACTCCCGCTACCCGACGGCCCGGGCAAGGCGCTCCGGCTCGGCTTCCGGCCGCCGCGCGAGCACATACCGATCTACCTCGCGGCGGTGGGACCGAAGAACCTGGAACTGGCCGGGGAGATCGCCGACGGCTGGCTGGCCGTCTTCTACGCGCCGGAGTTCGCCGAGGAGCAGCTCACCGCCGTCCGCGCCGGTCGGGCGAAGGCCGGCAAGGAACTGGCCGGCTTCGACGTCGTACCGTCGGTGCCGGTGGTGATCGGTGACGACGTCGCCGCCTGCGCCGAACTGGTCCGCCTGTACGCCGCGCTCTACGTCGGCGGCATGGGCAGCCGCCAGCAGAACTTCTACAACCAGTTGGCCACCCGGATGGGCTACGGCGACGCGGCCCGCGAGGTGCAGGACCTCTACCTCGCCAAGCGGCAGCGGGACGCCGCCGCGGCGGTGCCGATGGAGTTCATCGACCGCACCTCGCTGCTCGGACCGAAGGAGCGCATCGCCGAGCGGATGCGCGACTACGCCGCTGCCGGCGTCACCACGCTGTCGCTGACCCTCTTCGTCGCCGACCGGGAGAGCGGGGTGCAGACCCTGCGTACCTGCGCCGAGGCCCTGGAGCTCGCGGGAGTGGGCGAGTGA
- a CDS encoding aldo/keto reductase yields the protein MQQRPLGRSGLAVSRLALGTMTWGRDTDADDAAAQLKSYLDAGGNLVDTADVYGDGDAESVIGSLLGTLVPRDDLLIATKAGLRPGTQRRRDGSRGHLLRTLDASLRRLGTDHVDLWQVHGYDPDTPLEETLSALDHAVTSGRVRYVGVSNFSGWQTARAAAWQAAYPGRAPVVAAQVEYSLLERGVEREVLPACAAMGLGVLPWSPLGRGVLTGKYRHGRPADSRATSAHFGPFVATYLEPRCSSIVEAVVIAAGGLGVSPLEVALAWVRDRPGVAAPILGARTVGQLQGALQVERITLPDEITTALDDVSAVEVGYPERDG from the coding sequence ATGCAACAGCGACCGCTCGGCCGAAGCGGGCTGGCGGTTTCCCGGCTCGCGCTCGGCACCATGACCTGGGGTCGGGACACCGACGCCGACGACGCGGCCGCCCAGCTGAAGAGCTACCTCGACGCGGGCGGCAACCTGGTCGACACCGCCGACGTCTACGGGGACGGGGACGCCGAGTCGGTGATCGGCTCGCTGCTGGGCACCCTCGTACCCCGCGACGACCTGCTCATCGCGACCAAGGCGGGGCTGCGACCGGGCACCCAGCGCCGCCGGGACGGCTCCCGGGGGCACCTGCTGCGCACCCTGGACGCCTCGCTGCGCCGGCTCGGCACCGACCACGTCGACCTGTGGCAGGTGCACGGATACGACCCGGACACCCCGCTGGAGGAGACCCTCTCGGCGCTCGACCACGCGGTCACCAGCGGCCGGGTCCGGTACGTGGGGGTGTCGAACTTCTCCGGCTGGCAGACCGCCCGGGCCGCCGCCTGGCAGGCGGCCTATCCCGGCCGCGCGCCGGTGGTCGCCGCACAGGTCGAGTACTCGCTGCTGGAGCGGGGGGTCGAGCGGGAGGTGCTGCCGGCGTGCGCGGCCATGGGCCTCGGGGTGCTGCCCTGGTCGCCGCTGGGCCGGGGGGTGCTCACCGGAAAGTACCGGCACGGCCGTCCCGCCGACTCACGGGCCACCTCGGCGCACTTCGGCCCGTTCGTCGCCACCTACCTGGAGCCGCGCTGCTCCAGCATCGTCGAGGCGGTGGTGATCGCCGCCGGCGGCCTCGGTGTGTCACCACTGGAGGTGGCCCTGGCCTGGGTGCGGGATCGTCCCGGCGTGGCCGCCCCGATCCTCGGCGCCCGGACGGTGGGGCAGCTCCAGGGCGCGTTGCAGGTGGAGCGGATCACCCTGCCGGACGAGATCACCACAGCCCTGGACGACGTCTCGGCGGTGGAGGTCGGGTATCCGGAACGCGACGGCTGA